From one Leptospira noumeaensis genomic stretch:
- the bla gene encoding subclass B1 metallo-beta-lactamase — protein sequence MTTSDPIKTLDHFFSLPSKIRFQVLIFAFVVGFSFSHCQIGKVTESPTAPTNQTSPLTLTSSRHLEWIKIKETVWIHRSFGEFGGQVYSANGLVILTNKGAVVVDTPWTESQTEELFSGVKAKFQKEILFLVVTHAHDDRMAGVPLFQIRNIPVYSTSLTAKLAKERGFGKTNPILDIQTRLGAGNQSVEVFFPGHGHSADNIVVWLPETHILFGGCLIKALDAKDLGNVKEADLNEWPNSVKRVLSRYPDAEVVVPGHGDWGKLDLLRHTIRLLVTPDH from the coding sequence CATCTAAAATTCGATTTCAAGTTTTGATTTTTGCATTCGTCGTTGGATTTTCTTTTTCCCATTGCCAAATAGGAAAAGTTACGGAGTCTCCCACTGCTCCCACTAACCAAACTTCTCCATTGACTCTTACGTCTTCCAGACATTTAGAGTGGATTAAAATTAAAGAAACTGTTTGGATCCATCGCAGTTTTGGTGAATTTGGTGGCCAAGTGTATTCTGCCAATGGACTTGTGATCCTAACAAACAAAGGGGCTGTGGTGGTTGACACTCCTTGGACGGAATCACAAACAGAAGAATTATTTTCTGGAGTTAAGGCTAAGTTTCAAAAAGAGATTTTATTTTTAGTTGTGACTCACGCGCATGACGACCGTATGGCGGGAGTTCCCCTTTTCCAAATACGAAACATCCCCGTTTATAGCACTTCTTTAACAGCAAAACTTGCCAAGGAAAGAGGGTTTGGAAAAACAAATCCGATCCTTGACATCCAAACAAGACTTGGTGCCGGAAACCAATCGGTGGAAGTATTTTTCCCAGGCCATGGGCATTCGGCAGACAATATTGTGGTTTGGCTTCCCGAAACTCATATCCTCTTCGGAGGATGTCTCATCAAGGCATTGGATGCAAAAGACCTAGGGAATGTAAAAGAGGCTGATTTAAATGAATGGCCTAACTCTGTGAAGCGAGTGTTGTCACGTTATCCAGACGCAGAAGTGGTGGTTCCAGGGCACGGGGACTGGGGGAAGTTGGATTTACTTCGCCATACGATTCGTTTACTTGTTACGCCTGACCACTAA
- the rktP gene encoding Arg-Lys translocation region protein phosphatase RktP gives MSFRVKLPVLLGVISFLFFFIHFLLAEFTFTHWQNPKGENALNFNLVGIYSSFVFALLIGFLSYYFLGFLYQYILHVIAHIQDNELPKDIRNLNPESEEYKIYKSVRFTLLQGDESLGEEQFENKFDWKTNQAASVNKQIPDIHIPKIPGFDVSVFPSVMRYAGADYIRIVRAKDGIFGILAGHMEPGILESSEKVFIHGTISSFGDGLFTTEEILEKLESALHQFTFLKLKISAFGIQNKEDKMSFLHYMDMPIFQFSDHGIQVIEGSGDDHWYPNHKHPLSMADGIEIGDYLVWASDRTLTQFGLTSFEIMEEFVDYLLDLRPSSSRQMLLAIAKKMSSLGAERNLTNPMEKLSILVVRRNK, from the coding sequence ATGAGTTTTCGAGTCAAACTTCCTGTACTACTAGGTGTCATAAGTTTTCTTTTTTTCTTTATCCATTTTTTACTAGCTGAATTTACATTCACCCATTGGCAAAATCCGAAGGGTGAAAATGCACTTAACTTTAATTTAGTTGGGATTTATTCTTCTTTCGTATTCGCACTGTTAATTGGATTTTTATCTTATTATTTTTTAGGATTTTTATACCAATACATTCTTCATGTCATTGCCCATATCCAAGACAATGAACTTCCCAAAGACATTCGGAATCTAAATCCAGAATCAGAAGAATACAAAATCTATAAATCGGTTCGATTTACCCTCCTCCAGGGAGACGAAAGTCTGGGAGAGGAACAATTCGAAAACAAATTTGATTGGAAAACCAACCAAGCCGCATCTGTGAACAAACAAATCCCAGACATCCATATTCCTAAAATTCCTGGGTTCGATGTTTCCGTATTTCCATCTGTTATGCGTTATGCGGGAGCAGATTACATTCGTATTGTCAGAGCCAAAGATGGAATTTTTGGAATCCTTGCAGGCCATATGGAACCCGGGATACTAGAATCTTCCGAAAAAGTATTCATCCATGGAACCATTTCCTCTTTTGGAGATGGACTTTTTACAACAGAAGAAATTTTAGAAAAATTAGAATCAGCTCTCCACCAATTTACTTTTTTAAAATTAAAAATCTCTGCCTTTGGAATCCAAAACAAAGAAGATAAAATGTCTTTTTTACATTATATGGACATGCCTATCTTTCAATTTTCTGATCATGGAATCCAAGTGATTGAAGGGAGTGGAGATGATCATTGGTATCCCAACCACAAACACCCTCTTTCTATGGCCGATGGAATCGAAATTGGAGATTATTTAGTTTGGGCAAGTGACAGAACTCTGACGCAGTTTGGACTCACATCTTTTGAAATTATGGAAGAGTTTGTGGATTACCTTTTGGACTTAAGGCCAAGTTCGTCTAGACAGATGTTACTTGCCATTGCCAAAAAGATGAGTTCACTGGGAGCCGAGAGAAATCTGACGAACCCCATGGAAAAACTTTCTATTTTAGTGGTCAGGCGTAACAAGTAA
- the tatC gene encoding twin-arginine translocase subunit TatC produces the protein MSLGDHLEELRQRLIYSILVVSVFMTGTLYFGSEIHSFLIQPYKSVLGPDAHFFQIQLMAPFLIYLKTSFILSVLVSLPFLLYILWGFIAPAVDTRTEKWGKFIILFSTLLFWSGLALCWFTVFENFLRVFLVILRPDGVDPYLPIDEYYDLFFNLHLVFGASFQLPIVLILLGRIGILSSRFLISRWREAVLIIAVVSAVLSPGPDVFSMLMLLVPLSFLFFLSAIIMKVLETTDRK, from the coding sequence ATGTCCCTGGGGGATCATTTAGAAGAACTCCGCCAAAGACTGATTTATTCCATTTTAGTAGTGTCTGTTTTTATGACCGGCACCTTGTATTTTGGAAGTGAGATCCATTCCTTTCTCATCCAACCCTACAAATCAGTCCTAGGCCCCGATGCACATTTTTTTCAGATCCAGCTTATGGCTCCGTTTCTGATTTATCTCAAAACATCGTTTATCTTATCGGTCCTTGTTTCGTTACCATTTTTACTCTACATCCTTTGGGGATTCATTGCTCCTGCGGTGGACACAAGAACAGAAAAATGGGGAAAATTCATCATCTTATTTTCCACCTTACTTTTTTGGTCAGGACTTGCTCTTTGTTGGTTTACTGTTTTTGAAAACTTCCTTCGGGTTTTCCTTGTGATACTCAGACCCGACGGAGTCGATCCGTATTTACCGATTGACGAATATTATGATTTGTTTTTTAATTTGCACCTAGTGTTTGGTGCCTCATTTCAATTGCCCATTGTCCTCATCCTACTTGGTAGAATTGGAATCCTTTCTTCCCGGTTTTTAATTTCCAGATGGAGGGAGGCAGTTCTCATCATCGCTGTAGTTTCAGCCGTTTTATCTCCAGGCCCCGATGTATTTTCTATGTTGATGTTACTTGTTCCTCTTAGTTTTCTATTCTTTCTTTCTGCCATCATCATGAAAGTATTGGAAACAACAGATCGCAAATGA
- a CDS encoding Sec-independent protein translocase subunit TatA/TatB, whose protein sequence is MPSNPFSFQAPIAFFNLGPWEIALIVFLALLFFGGKRLPSLAKDLGSGIKEFRKSLTGQEDEPTQTSFPQEEPKSASSSASKSGKKKKA, encoded by the coding sequence ATGCCATCCAATCCGTTTTCTTTTCAAGCACCTATTGCTTTTTTTAATTTGGGACCTTGGGAGATTGCACTCATCGTCTTCTTAGCGTTACTTTTTTTTGGCGGAAAACGCCTCCCAAGCCTTGCCAAAGATTTAGGTTCTGGAATTAAAGAATTTCGTAAGTCCTTAACAGGACAGGAAGACGAACCGACCCAAACCAGTTTCCCACAAGAAGAACCAAAGTCTGCTTCTTCAAGCGCTTCCAAATCTGGAAAAAAGAAAAAAGCATAA
- a CDS encoding hybrid sensor histidine kinase/response regulator: MQTNLEASGMIEFFKVLPNLFSGGVYLTDPKTGQILFSNDFFKNNLGCHKTTEECLESELLTWVAEEDKVNFQEQFLSPNKHSDRDTITGDYRFLMPNEVLVRWFQFEKKKVNIPNINSDLQIVFVRDVTNEKTNEINIVEQIQFFLGLFENASVGMALQDWEGGYFRVNPRFTEITGYSFQNLTDLNIKRIKGEPISEEEMEYFGFFKEGAEESRLTRKDGRRINVYRRISAFRNSQGKPDFYYVFLDDVTEKKQLESYQLHSQKMETIGSLATNIAHDLNNYLQPIHVFSQLGEEQIQSGEFSKNLILEYLGKIRMGADNARSMIHRIIKYSKVKDENSAAKVEISSVIESAIPLVNAGLPKNVEAQFDFSKSPLFTKLDAVRFSKILCELTSGGLLVWDDRKRGMVRIKTSSADEFKFLVSMEFTGLSLPSLSGLNTLDFVNFGDEEFQWAGMHLINRYVKNWGGEFFIEKPEPMTVFINIFLPLEEGQGTTGTTKPHSGNEPKDVWYEISKKEIWVVEDDEAASEAISFVLSQKNVIPKVFRSASIALDTLKTKVPDFILSDYRMREMNGLNLIRKIKKINPNLSAVLYTGNMDGLDSEELDKEGILVRSKPISIDELYETILLSFGFL, encoded by the coding sequence ATGCAAACGAATCTAGAAGCAAGCGGAATGATAGAATTCTTTAAGGTCTTGCCCAATCTATTTTCCGGTGGTGTGTATTTAACAGATCCAAAAACCGGCCAAATTTTATTTTCGAACGATTTTTTTAAAAACAATTTGGGATGTCATAAAACCACAGAAGAGTGTTTGGAGTCCGAACTTTTGACTTGGGTTGCCGAAGAAGACAAAGTCAATTTTCAAGAACAGTTTCTTTCTCCAAACAAACATTCTGATAGGGATACCATCACTGGTGATTACCGATTTCTGATGCCGAATGAAGTGCTTGTTCGTTGGTTTCAATTCGAAAAGAAAAAAGTAAACATCCCAAATATAAATTCAGATTTACAAATTGTTTTTGTTCGTGATGTCACCAACGAAAAAACAAACGAAATCAACATTGTAGAACAAATCCAATTTTTTCTCGGACTTTTTGAAAATGCATCTGTCGGGATGGCATTACAAGACTGGGAAGGTGGATACTTTCGAGTGAATCCCAGGTTTACTGAGATCACTGGATATAGTTTTCAAAACTTAACAGATCTCAATATCAAACGAATTAAAGGGGAACCAATCTCGGAAGAGGAAATGGAATACTTCGGTTTTTTTAAAGAAGGGGCCGAAGAGTCAAGGTTAACAAGAAAGGACGGAAGACGGATCAATGTGTATCGAAGGATCAGTGCCTTTCGTAACTCACAGGGAAAACCAGATTTTTATTATGTATTTTTGGATGATGTCACTGAGAAAAAACAATTAGAATCGTATCAGTTACATTCGCAGAAAATGGAAACCATTGGAAGTTTGGCTACTAATATTGCTCACGACTTAAACAATTACCTACAACCAATCCACGTATTCTCTCAGTTAGGCGAAGAGCAGATCCAGTCAGGAGAGTTTAGTAAAAATCTGATTTTAGAATATTTGGGTAAGATACGAATGGGTGCAGATAATGCTCGTTCTATGATCCATAGAATCATCAAATATTCTAAGGTAAAAGATGAAAACTCTGCTGCCAAGGTAGAAATTTCATCCGTAATCGAATCTGCCATTCCACTCGTGAATGCAGGATTACCCAAAAATGTGGAAGCTCAATTTGATTTTTCTAAATCTCCATTGTTTACCAAATTGGATGCTGTTAGGTTTTCCAAAATCCTTTGTGAATTAACTTCTGGTGGACTTCTTGTTTGGGATGACCGCAAACGTGGGATGGTTCGAATCAAAACCTCCTCGGCAGACGAATTTAAGTTTTTGGTATCCATGGAGTTTACCGGCCTTTCCTTACCCAGTCTTTCCGGACTGAATACATTGGACTTTGTAAACTTCGGTGATGAAGAATTCCAATGGGCGGGTATGCACCTAATCAATCGTTATGTGAAGAATTGGGGAGGTGAGTTTTTTATCGAAAAACCAGAACCAATGACCGTTTTTATCAATATTTTCCTACCTTTGGAAGAAGGACAGGGAACGACGGGAACAACGAAACCTCATTCGGGAAATGAACCTAAAGATGTTTGGTATGAAATTTCAAAAAAAGAAATTTGGGTCGTGGAAGATGATGAAGCGGCAAGTGAAGCGATTAGTTTTGTGTTATCACAAAAAAATGTAATCCCGAAGGTGTTTCGCAGTGCCTCCATTGCTTTGGATACATTAAAAACCAAAGTCCCTGATTTTATTTTATCTGATTATCGGATGAGAGAAATGAATGGATTAAACCTCATTCGTAAAATCAAAAAAATCAATCCTAATCTTTCTGCGGTTTTGTATACAGGAAATATGGATGGGTTAGATTCTGAGGAGTTGGATAAGGAAGGGATACTGGTTCGTTCCAAACCAATATCCATCGATGAACTTTATGAAACGATTTTGTTATCGTTTGGGTTTCTTTGA
- a CDS encoding alpha/beta hydrolase, giving the protein MRIIIKWVIAITLILSSFLVSTYNWSTGEYNYDSSRKFENFDAFYQNELSISAKENTRPNNEELLVRVSEEKTPIVIVYIHGFGASRGEGEEVTNKLTEYFGANTYYLRLPGHGTNPEDHLNTGFQNYLQDAEDSLIYARELGEKTVVIGTSMGGNIASYLAAKHPDLVDALILASPFYDFDDPSAHIFRFHWGNSFINAIKGEMRISKTDPKDESSKYWYFDQYYGAIKNILDLKRFVDKSNPYPNIVAPTLLMYYYKSEREHDFVASVAAMLKVYDLIQSGQNPSPKNKLLKIENGAHVLLSKYVKTDKELIEKEIIQFIKDSTGAEEVSKSKSKKPKR; this is encoded by the coding sequence ATGAGAATAATAATCAAATGGGTGATTGCCATCACTCTCATTCTATCTTCATTCCTAGTATCCACTTACAACTGGTCTACCGGTGAATACAATTATGATTCCTCTCGTAAATTCGAAAATTTCGATGCCTTTTATCAAAACGAACTGAGTATCAGTGCCAAAGAAAATACAAGACCCAATAACGAAGAATTACTTGTGCGAGTTTCTGAAGAAAAAACTCCCATCGTAATTGTTTACATCCATGGATTTGGTGCAAGCCGTGGCGAAGGAGAAGAAGTCACAAACAAACTTACCGAATACTTTGGCGCCAATACTTATTACTTACGATTGCCGGGACATGGAACCAATCCAGAAGATCACCTAAATACAGGATTTCAAAACTACCTACAAGATGCAGAAGATAGTTTGATTTATGCCAGAGAACTTGGTGAAAAGACCGTGGTGATTGGAACCAGTATGGGTGGAAACATTGCATCCTACTTAGCTGCAAAACATCCAGATCTGGTGGACGCACTTATCCTTGCTTCTCCATTTTACGATTTTGATGACCCGAGTGCTCATATCTTCCGTTTCCATTGGGGAAATTCATTCATCAATGCAATCAAAGGAGAAATGAGGATTTCTAAAACCGATCCTAAAGATGAATCCTCAAAATATTGGTATTTTGATCAGTATTACGGAGCCATCAAAAATATTTTGGATCTAAAACGATTTGTTGATAAATCAAATCCTTATCCGAATATTGTGGCTCCCACCTTACTCATGTACTACTATAAATCAGAAAGGGAACACGATTTTGTGGCTTCTGTCGCGGCAATGTTAAAGGTTTATGATTTGATACAATCCGGACAAAACCCAAGTCCTAAAAACAAACTTTTAAAAATTGAAAATGGTGCTCATGTATTACTTTCGAAGTATGTAAAAACTGACAAAGAACTAATTGAAAAAGAAATCATTCAGTTTATCAAAGATAGTACGGGAGCTGAAGAAGTTTCCAAATCAAAATCAAAGAAACCCAAACGATAA
- a CDS encoding copper chaperone PCu(A)C encodes MLRKINITNAGILFLIQVNLLVFCHKQSEVIQLWMTPPPEVAKSAAVYGEIRNPFTSFVEIQKIESQDYKLVEFHETSIDETTQIARMRKVEYPIPLQTSQTILLKRSGKHLMLYDKLKQSENLKLEIHFSNGEKRTVVVEKRSL; translated from the coding sequence TTGTTACGAAAGATAAATATAACAAATGCAGGAATTCTGTTTCTAATTCAAGTCAATTTGTTAGTTTTCTGTCACAAACAGTCGGAGGTGATCCAACTTTGGATGACACCTCCTCCGGAAGTAGCAAAATCTGCCGCAGTCTATGGAGAAATCAGGAATCCTTTTACCAGTTTTGTAGAAATTCAAAAGATTGAAAGCCAGGATTATAAACTTGTCGAGTTTCACGAAACTTCAATTGATGAAACCACACAAATTGCACGTATGCGTAAGGTAGAATATCCAATTCCCTTACAAACTTCCCAAACCATTTTGCTAAAGAGGTCTGGCAAACATTTGATGTTATACGATAAATTAAAACAGTCGGAAAACTTAAAATTAGAAATTCATTTTTCTAACGGTGAAAAACGAACTGTGGTTGTGGAGAAAAGATCCTTATGA
- a CDS encoding SCO family protein, translating to MIQKLFLNVIVLSFLLGCGSGVEFVELPIGGNIEAVDKAGNSISLKSMQEPVLLVFFGYTYCPDFCPNTLAKIKSAIEPLSDEEKSKFKVIFISVDPVRDSPETTTKYVRFYLPQSIGLSFSEGTTNQILKQYAAYVQKAEDGQSFDHSTYIYVLDKNRKTRKLIKSTDSKEVITKSIQLLSGNSI from the coding sequence ATGATTCAAAAATTATTTTTAAATGTAATTGTGTTATCCTTTTTATTGGGATGTGGTTCTGGTGTTGAGTTCGTTGAACTTCCCATTGGTGGGAATATCGAAGCCGTAGACAAAGCGGGAAATTCGATTTCTCTAAAGTCAATGCAGGAACCAGTCTTACTTGTATTTTTTGGTTATACTTATTGCCCTGACTTTTGTCCCAACACTCTTGCTAAAATCAAATCAGCCATAGAACCTCTTTCCGATGAAGAAAAATCAAAATTTAAAGTGATTTTTATTTCAGTGGATCCAGTTCGAGATTCTCCAGAAACAACCACTAAGTATGTTAGGTTTTATTTACCACAATCCATTGGTCTTTCTTTTTCGGAGGGAACAACCAATCAAATTTTAAAACAATACGCAGCCTACGTACAAAAAGCGGAAGATGGCCAAAGTTTTGACCACTCCACTTATATTTATGTTTTAGATAAAAATCGGAAAACACGAAAACTCATCAAGTCCACCGATTCAAAAGAAGTGATCACGAAATCGATACAGTTGTTAAGCGGCAATTCCATTTAG
- a CDS encoding M3 family metallopeptidase: MFPEFHSENLPKKESAILEKMESNKDFIKTLLQIENPSFQSFVKPYQRIQTELGDLVTEISHLNSVKNNEESQTIYSRLLPILSEYYTDLGQNEEIFSALLKIQNSEKNLNHESSKVLENEIRDFRLSGVGLDHQTKEALKQLRIRLSDLSNQFSQNVLNATNAFALYLSEEEVKGLPESEKISAKQEDGTYKFTLHFPSYIAYMTYGENREIRKKLYDGYCTRAPENGKLMEEILELRDKEAKLLGFPTFAHLSLVTKVADSPDQVIEFLDHLAVKAKPIALQELNEIKNFAKKLGQTDLEPWDLTFYSEKLKKESFSYDEEIYRPYLEKETVIQGTFVFLEKLLGVHFKQVNTPVWEPSVLCYDLVVEGETRSRLYLDLEMRSDKKGGAWMHNWKPHFQDETGKTELPVAFVVASFPKATNTQPSLLRPSDVVTLFHELGHALHHLLSRVNEAFVSGVNGVEWDAVEFPSQFLENFAYEPKVLELFAKHYETKEPIPNSYIETMVKAKNFMSAMGVVRQLEFAKFDMLIHKEKPNEVRVQEILDQVRKEISVFTPPNYNKFQNSFTHIFAGGYAAGYYSYKWAELLSANAYYSFVDRGVFDLDHAAHFRKTVLEKGGSGNAMDLFRDFYGKDPDIEALLRLNGIAA, encoded by the coding sequence ATGTTTCCTGAATTTCATTCTGAAAATCTTCCTAAAAAAGAATCTGCCATTTTAGAAAAAATGGAGTCGAACAAAGATTTTATCAAAACTCTATTACAAATAGAAAACCCAAGTTTTCAAAGCTTTGTCAAACCCTACCAAAGAATCCAAACAGAACTGGGAGACCTTGTCACAGAAATTTCTCACTTAAATTCAGTAAAAAATAACGAAGAGAGTCAAACTATCTATAGCCGACTTTTACCAATCCTTAGTGAGTATTATACCGACCTTGGGCAAAATGAAGAGATATTTTCAGCTTTGTTAAAAATTCAAAACTCAGAAAAAAATCTAAACCACGAATCATCCAAAGTTTTGGAAAACGAAATCCGTGATTTCCGTTTGTCCGGAGTGGGACTGGATCATCAAACAAAAGAAGCACTCAAACAACTTCGCATTCGTTTATCAGACCTCTCCAACCAATTTTCACAAAATGTTTTAAATGCTACCAATGCCTTTGCCCTTTACCTTTCCGAAGAAGAAGTAAAAGGTCTACCTGAAAGTGAAAAAATTTCAGCCAAACAAGAAGATGGGACTTATAAATTCACATTACATTTCCCATCTTACATCGCTTATATGACTTATGGCGAAAATAGAGAAATCAGAAAAAAACTCTATGATGGTTATTGTACGAGAGCACCCGAAAATGGGAAACTGATGGAAGAAATTTTAGAACTCCGTGATAAAGAAGCAAAACTTCTTGGTTTTCCCACGTTTGCCCATTTGAGTTTGGTCACAAAAGTGGCCGATAGTCCCGACCAAGTCATTGAATTTTTAGACCATCTTGCGGTGAAAGCAAAACCTATCGCCTTACAAGAACTAAATGAAATCAAAAATTTTGCAAAAAAATTAGGTCAGACAGATCTTGAACCTTGGGATCTTACCTTCTATTCAGAAAAATTAAAAAAAGAATCCTTTTCTTATGATGAAGAAATTTATCGCCCTTATTTAGAAAAAGAAACTGTGATCCAAGGAACGTTTGTATTTCTTGAAAAACTTTTAGGAGTTCATTTCAAACAAGTTAACACACCTGTTTGGGAGCCGTCTGTTCTTTGTTATGATTTAGTGGTAGAGGGAGAAACCAGATCACGATTGTATTTGGATTTAGAAATGCGATCCGATAAAAAAGGTGGGGCTTGGATGCACAATTGGAAACCACATTTCCAAGATGAAACAGGGAAAACGGAACTTCCTGTCGCCTTCGTTGTTGCCAGTTTCCCAAAAGCCACAAACACACAACCTTCACTTCTTAGACCAAGTGATGTTGTGACACTCTTTCATGAACTAGGCCATGCACTCCACCATCTTCTTTCTCGTGTGAATGAAGCGTTTGTGAGTGGTGTGAATGGTGTGGAATGGGATGCCGTCGAATTCCCTTCTCAGTTTTTAGAAAACTTTGCTTACGAACCAAAAGTTCTAGAACTCTTTGCCAAACACTACGAAACGAAGGAGCCAATCCCCAATTCTTATATTGAAACTATGGTCAAAGCCAAAAACTTTATGTCAGCCATGGGAGTGGTTAGGCAATTAGAATTTGCAAAATTTGATATGTTGATCCACAAGGAAAAACCAAACGAAGTTAGAGTTCAGGAAATTTTGGATCAAGTGAGAAAAGAAATATCTGTTTTTACTCCGCCAAACTATAACAAATTTCAAAACTCCTTCACCCATATTTTTGCAGGTGGTTATGCCGCAGGATATTATTCTTATAAATGGGCCGAGTTACTTTCAGCGAACGCCTATTATTCGTTTGTGGATCGTGGGGTATTTGACTTAGACCATGCGGCACATTTTAGAAAAACAGTTTTAGAAAAAGGTGGATCTGGAAATGCCATGGATCTTTTCAGAGATTTTTATGGAAAAGATCCTGATATTGAGGCTTTGTTAAGGCTAAATGGAATTGCCGCTTAA
- a CDS encoding thiol-disulfide oxidoreductase DCC family protein, which translates to MPPEKSKIVFFDGVCHLCMGSVQFLLKRNQKENLYFSAIGSEVFRSLIPKEMVSKLPDSILYWKEGNLYLESEAILQLVRELKFPWFLLFGLVLVPRFIRNFMYRWIAKHRYAWFGKADVCMMPTPNLKRRFLD; encoded by the coding sequence ATGCCACCGGAAAAAAGTAAAATTGTTTTCTTTGATGGGGTTTGCCATTTGTGTATGGGATCGGTTCAGTTTCTATTGAAAAGGAACCAAAAAGAAAATTTATATTTTTCGGCCATTGGTTCTGAAGTTTTTCGTTCTCTCATCCCCAAAGAAATGGTTTCCAAACTTCCAGATAGCATTCTCTATTGGAAAGAAGGTAATTTGTATTTGGAATCTGAGGCCATTTTGCAATTGGTTCGTGAGTTAAAGTTCCCTTGGTTTTTATTATTTGGATTGGTTCTGGTTCCTCGTTTTATACGAAATTTTATGTATCGCTGGATCGCCAAACATCGATATGCCTGGTTTGGAAAAGCGGACGTTTGTATGATGCCCACACCAAACCTTAAGAGACGATTTTTAGATTAA
- a CDS encoding ArnT family glycosyltransferase, translated as MRFSVFETVKFLSVHRTFLILVSVLVLFLFYGNSSPLVDQDEAAYAGFSRSMMESGDYLSMDFPYSTPHRKPPLHFWITSFLFQSIGVSEWVLRLFPALCILGTSLLTYHLTNVMYGSRTALYAFSILSFSLYFPLNGKIALVDSLLVFFGMSGFVSLYHWIKFNKKRFVFLFWLSVSLGVLVKGPPVLIFLGGTCVLLLSINQIRSQIWKLNPFLWLPVALLPLFYWGYLSWQKDKGELIRWMLDWYIFRRATDPVFGQSGPPGTYLMLFVVALFPWTRIYLSFLYENGWKLIALLKTSGIRIFNHLFPWNWKKENYTFTSKRFLLLGLIFSWIFYEGLASKLPSYPLAAYPILSILLGDQLARKHNQIYMYRIYLTVAMFMFIIISFVVLPKFSELRQDTINLAKTIQNNVPKNTTLHSFGAHGIPSFAFYYHRPIQEITWEGLSKAEGYILVSESDFQVWKGMGLGWEAASDPLSVYAYDRNKKLNLRLVKAKNP; from the coding sequence ATGAGATTTTCTGTCTTTGAGACTGTGAAATTTTTATCCGTCCATCGCACCTTTCTAATCCTAGTCTCTGTTCTCGTTTTGTTTTTATTTTATGGGAATTCTTCTCCACTGGTAGACCAAGACGAAGCGGCTTATGCTGGATTTTCCCGTTCGATGATGGAATCGGGAGATTATCTGAGTATGGATTTTCCTTACTCCACTCCCCATAGAAAACCACCTCTCCATTTTTGGATCACTTCTTTTTTATTTCAAAGTATTGGTGTTTCCGAGTGGGTACTTCGACTTTTCCCAGCTTTATGTATTTTAGGAACAAGTTTACTCACATACCATCTGACAAATGTTATGTATGGCTCAAGAACAGCCCTTTATGCGTTCAGTATCTTAAGTTTTTCATTATATTTCCCATTGAATGGAAAAATTGCCCTTGTCGATTCCCTACTAGTTTTTTTTGGAATGAGTGGATTTGTATCTCTTTACCATTGGATCAAATTTAACAAAAAACGTTTTGTATTTTTATTTTGGCTTTCTGTAAGTTTGGGAGTCCTTGTTAAAGGCCCACCCGTTCTAATCTTTCTTGGCGGCACCTGCGTATTACTTCTTAGCATAAACCAAATCAGATCACAAATTTGGAAACTGAATCCGTTTTTATGGTTACCGGTCGCATTACTCCCACTTTTTTATTGGGGTTATCTTTCTTGGCAAAAAGACAAGGGAGAACTCATACGCTGGATGTTAGACTGGTATATCTTTCGTAGGGCAACTGACCCAGTTTTTGGACAATCGGGGCCACCAGGCACCTATCTCATGTTATTTGTAGTGGCTCTGTTTCCATGGACAAGGATTTATCTTTCCTTTCTTTACGAAAATGGATGGAAACTAATTGCCTTACTCAAAACTAGCGGAATAAGAATCTTCAATCACCTTTTCCCGTGGAATTGGAAAAAAGAAAATTATACATTCACTTCAAAACGTTTTTTGTTACTCGGACTTATTTTTTCTTGGATCTTCTACGAAGGATTAGCAAGTAAACTTCCCTCTTATCCACTTGCGGCGTATCCCATTCTTTCGATCCTTCTCGGAGACCAACTAGCAAGAAAACACAATCAAATTTATATGTATCGAATTTACTTAACAGTCGCTATGTTTATGTTCATCATCATCTCTTTTGTGGTACTTCCAAAGTTTTCCGAATTGAGGCAAGACACTATAAATCTAGCCAAAACCATACAGAATAATGTTCCCAAAAATACAACCTTACATTCCTTTGGTGCACATGGAATTCCAAGTTTTGCTTTTTATTATCATAGACCAATCCAGGAAATCACTTGGGAAGGACTTTCGAAAGCAGAGGGATACATTTTGGTTTCCGAATCTGACTTTCAAGTTTGGAAAGGAATGGGTCTTGGTTGGGAAGCTGCGAGTGATCCGTTATCTGTTTATGCCTATGACAGAAATAAAAAACTAAATCTTAGGCTTGTAAAGGCAAAGAACCCTTAA